From a region of the Chitinophaga caseinilytica genome:
- a CDS encoding RNA polymerase sigma-70 factor: MQANKLYDEQLILRKIAGGDEPAFRELFDEYRGRLFAFVSKFIRSEQVAEELVLDVFMKIWLGRELLVQVRNFDAFLFRVAHNKSIDFLRAAAKDSALRELLWDDIQAAAGERPDMQLQQREFEGKLRRAVELLPPQARKVYQLSRESDMSHDQIATQLQISRSTVNNHIVAAQRFIRSYLSREMDLALLILFLGRV; this comes from the coding sequence TTGCAAGCCAACAAGCTATACGATGAACAATTGATTCTGCGGAAGATTGCAGGAGGCGACGAGCCTGCATTCAGGGAATTATTTGACGAATACCGCGGACGGCTTTTCGCGTTCGTTTCGAAATTCATCCGGTCGGAGCAGGTGGCCGAAGAGCTGGTGCTCGACGTTTTCATGAAAATATGGCTGGGGCGCGAACTGCTGGTGCAGGTCCGCAATTTCGACGCGTTCCTTTTCAGGGTGGCGCACAACAAATCCATCGACTTTCTGCGCGCAGCGGCCAAAGACAGCGCCCTCCGCGAGCTCCTCTGGGACGACATCCAGGCGGCTGCCGGGGAGCGGCCGGATATGCAGTTGCAGCAACGCGAATTCGAAGGGAAATTGCGCAGGGCGGTGGAATTGCTTCCGCCGCAGGCGCGAAAAGTATACCAGCTCAGCCGCGAATCCGACATGAGCCACGACCAGATCGCCACCCAATTACAGATATCCCGTTCCACCGTCAACAACCACATCGTAGCGGCGCAGCGGTTCATCCGCAGCTACCTGTCCAGGGAAATGGACCTGGCCCTGCTGATCCTCTTCCTGGGCAGGGTATAA
- a CDS encoding aldo/keto reductase, producing the protein MNYANLGSSGLRISEVSFGCMSLGMDDAANARILHRALELGINFFDTADLYDKGFNESTVGKALKEKRKDVIIATKAGNQWRADGSGWDWNPRKEYILACADKSLQRLQTDYIDLYQLHGGTMDDPIDETIEAFELLKQQGKIRHYGISSIRPNVIREYAKRSNIVSVMMQYSLLDRRPEVSCLPVLEHHNIGVLARGSLAKGLLAGKPAVDYLHLSKKEVENAQAAIVEVSGKHRTPAQSAMKFVLMHPAVTSAVAGLRTIEQLEDAAAEAPRFNEAEYEMLTASVPVREYENYV; encoded by the coding sequence ATGAACTACGCGAACCTCGGCAGCAGCGGGCTGCGCATCAGTGAAGTGTCTTTCGGATGTATGTCGCTCGGGATGGACGATGCCGCCAACGCGCGCATCCTCCATCGCGCCCTGGAACTGGGCATCAACTTTTTCGATACGGCAGACCTGTACGACAAGGGCTTCAACGAAAGCACCGTCGGCAAGGCGCTGAAGGAAAAACGGAAAGACGTCATCATCGCCACCAAAGCCGGCAACCAATGGCGGGCCGACGGGTCGGGGTGGGACTGGAACCCGCGGAAGGAGTACATCCTGGCGTGTGCGGACAAAAGCCTGCAGCGCCTGCAAACCGATTACATCGACCTGTACCAGTTGCACGGCGGAACGATGGATGACCCGATCGATGAAACCATCGAAGCGTTCGAGCTGCTGAAACAACAAGGGAAAATCCGCCATTACGGCATTTCTTCGATCCGCCCCAACGTGATCCGCGAATATGCGAAACGCAGCAACATCGTAAGCGTGATGATGCAATACAGCCTGCTCGACCGCCGGCCCGAAGTTTCCTGTCTTCCCGTTCTCGAGCACCATAACATCGGCGTATTGGCCCGCGGCAGTCTGGCAAAGGGTTTGCTGGCGGGGAAGCCCGCCGTCGACTATCTCCACCTTTCGAAAAAGGAAGTGGAAAATGCGCAGGCCGCAATTGTAGAAGTGTCCGGCAAACACCGTACGCCCGCGCAATCCGCCATGAAATTCGTGCTCATGCATCCCGCGGTAACGAGTGCGGTGGCGGGTTTGCGAACGATCGAACAATTGGAGGACGCGGCCGCGGAAGCGCCGCGGTTCAACGAAGCGGAATACGAAATGCTTACCGCCAGTGTGCCGGTGCGGGAATATGAAAATTATGTCTGA